The Tripterygium wilfordii isolate XIE 37 chromosome 17, ASM1340144v1, whole genome shotgun sequence genome has a window encoding:
- the LOC119982070 gene encoding cinnamoyl-CoA reductase 1 translates to MAIPKEAVTVTGANDFIGTWLVRTLLESGYTTIHASIFPGSDASHLFNLPGAKNPGVRLEVYDADVMDFDALRRAVEGTSGVFHVASPCTLEDTKDPTKELVEPAVMGTLNVLEAARQANVRRVVLTSSISAMVPNPGWPQNKVFDESSWTDLDYCKSRQKWYPVAKTLAEQEASKFAKTHGMDVVAIHPATCLGKLLQPGLNASCAVLQQLLQGSKDTQEYHWLGAVHVKDVAKAQVLIFETSSSSGRYLCTNGIYQFADFAGKVSELFPEFPVHRFIGETQPGLISCKDAAKRLINLGLVFTPVEDAVRETVESLKAKGFLRQEMPQ, encoded by the exons ATGGCGATTCCAAAGGAGGCGGTGACAGTTACAGGAGCTAATGACTTCATAGGAACGTGGTTGGTGCGGACGCTATTGGAGAGCGGCTACACCACCATCCACGCTTCGATCTTCCCCGGCTCCGACGCTTCTCACCTCTTCAATCTCCCCGGGGCCAAAAACCCCGGCGTGCGACTGGAGGTGTATGATGCGGACGTGATGGACTTCGACGCCTTGCGGAGGGCGGTGGAGGGGACTTCCGGGGTATTCCACGTGGCTTCCCCTTGCACCCTGGAGGATACCAAGGACCCGACGAAGGAGCTTGTGGAGCCGGCGGTGATGGGTACGCTTAATGTGCTGGAAGCTGCTAGGCAGGCCAATGTGAGGCGTGTGGTTCTTACTTCTTCAATATCGGCAATGGTTCCCAATCCAGGTTGGCCTCAAAACAAGGTCTTTGACGAATCGTCCTGGACCGACCTTGATTACTGCAAGTCTCGTCAG AAATGGTACCCAGTAGCAAAGACATTAGCGGAGCAAGAGGCATCCAAATTTGCGAAGACACATGGTATGGATGTGGTGGCAATCCACCCAGCAACTTGTCTTGGCAAGCTCCTGCAACCTGGCCTGAACGCGAGCTGTGCTGTGTTGCAGCAGCTGTTGCAGGGTTCAAAAGATACTCAGGAGTATCACTGGCTGGGAGCCGTGCATGTGAAAGATGTCGCAAAGGCACAAGTCTTGATTTTTGAGACTTCTTCTTCCTCTGGAAGATACCTTTGCACAAACGGAATCTATCAGTTTGCTGATTTTGCTGGCAAGGTCTCTGAGCTCTTCCCCGAGTTTCCAGTGCACAG GTTTATTGGGGAAACTCAGCCTGGCCTGATCTCTTGCAAAGATGCAGCCAAGAGATTAATCAATCTAGGGTTAGTCTTCACTCCAGTCGAAGATGCTGTTCGAGAAACAGTAGAGAGCCTAAAAGCCAAGGGATTTTTGAGGCAGGAAATGCCACAATGA
- the LOC119982071 gene encoding START domain-containing protein 10 isoform X1, which translates to MNSPTTSSRSWSVSEDSLRRYVQFASESCMQELLSASDSNRFGNNNDGWKVVTLDNGVEISKRRSGSLHTFRSRWLLKSVSPQQFIAVANAIDAAKQWDSDLVEAKYIKDLEDNLSIIHLRFGDNSKPLFRNREFIVYERRETMEDGTLVVAVASLPKEIAAGLQPKQNNAIRGFLLQSGWVVEKLEDDSCMVTYVVQLDPAGWLPKCFVNRLNTKLVMIIGNLRKLAQACPVVDGC; encoded by the exons ATGAACAGTCCGACGACTTCGAGCCGGTCATG GTCTGTTAGTGAGGACTCACTAAGAAGGTATGTGCAGTTTGCTAGTGAGAGCTGTATGCAGGAGCTGCTTTCAGCTTCAGACTCAAACAGGTTTGGCAACAACAATGATGGGTGGAAGGTTGTTACTCTCGACAATGGTGTCGAGATATCAAAACGCAGGTCTGGTTCCCTTCACACCTTCCGTAGTCGATGGCTTCTCAAATCAGTTTCACCTCAACAATTCATCGCGGTAGCCAATGCCATTGATGCTGCCAAG CAATGGGACTCTGACCTTGTTGAAGCCAAGTACATAAAGGATCTTGAAGACAACCTCAGCATTATCCATCTCAGGTTTGGAGATAACTCTAAACCTCTGTTTAGAAACAGAGAATTCATCGTCTACGAGCGACGCGAAACTATGGAAGATGGTACCCTG GTAGTGGCAGTAGCTTCACTGCCAAAAGAGATAGCTGCCGGGTTACAGCCGAAGCAGAACAATGCGATAAGAGGATTTCTTCTGCAGTCAGGATGGGTTGTGGAGAAGCTTGAAGATGACTCTTGTATGGTCACATATGTTGTTCAG CTAGATCCTGCTGGATGGCTGCCCAAATGCTTTGTGAATCGGCTTAACACAAAGTTGGTAATGATCATTGGGAATCTGAGGAAACTAGCACAGGCTTGTCCTGTTGTTGATGGATGCTAA
- the LOC119982071 gene encoding uncharacterized protein LOC119982071 isoform X2, translating to MNSPTTSSRSWSVSEDSLRRYVQFASESCMQELLSASDSNRFGNNNDGWKVVTLDNGVEISKRRSGSLHTFRSRWLLKSVSPQQFIAVANAIDAAKQWDSDLVEAKYIKDLEDNLSIIHLRFGDNSKPLFRNREFIVYERRETMEDGTLVVAVASLPKEIAAGLQPKQNNAIRGFLLQSGWVVEKLEDDSSRSCWMAAQMLCESA from the exons ATGAACAGTCCGACGACTTCGAGCCGGTCATG GTCTGTTAGTGAGGACTCACTAAGAAGGTATGTGCAGTTTGCTAGTGAGAGCTGTATGCAGGAGCTGCTTTCAGCTTCAGACTCAAACAGGTTTGGCAACAACAATGATGGGTGGAAGGTTGTTACTCTCGACAATGGTGTCGAGATATCAAAACGCAGGTCTGGTTCCCTTCACACCTTCCGTAGTCGATGGCTTCTCAAATCAGTTTCACCTCAACAATTCATCGCGGTAGCCAATGCCATTGATGCTGCCAAG CAATGGGACTCTGACCTTGTTGAAGCCAAGTACATAAAGGATCTTGAAGACAACCTCAGCATTATCCATCTCAGGTTTGGAGATAACTCTAAACCTCTGTTTAGAAACAGAGAATTCATCGTCTACGAGCGACGCGAAACTATGGAAGATGGTACCCTG GTAGTGGCAGTAGCTTCACTGCCAAAAGAGATAGCTGCCGGGTTACAGCCGAAGCAGAACAATGCGATAAGAGGATTTCTTCTGCAGTCAGGATGGGTTGTGGAGAAGCTTGAAGATGACTCTT CTAGATCCTGCTGGATGGCTGCCCAAATGCTTTGTGAATCGGCTTAA